A region of Saimiri boliviensis isolate mSaiBol1 chromosome 8, mSaiBol1.pri, whole genome shotgun sequence DNA encodes the following proteins:
- the MON1A gene encoding vacuolar fusion protein MON1 homolog A isoform X2: protein MRNPEAVPRRHRRPSATDYISHNAPRGGPGRAERLELGLSRESPAKAVFLHRRPSEGGGRARCRRCGHVCDRRGPGPREAVPPGQTQEDNLIPPGVRQRAVTSPFCASWAPLRNRRAQRMATDMQRKRSSECPDGTLTPSDGRSVERAESPTPGLAQGMEPDGYKVVFVRRSPLVLVAVARTRQSAQELAQELLYIYYQILSLLTGAQLSHIFQQKQNYDLRRLLSGSERITDNLLQLMARDPSFLMGAARCLPLAAAVRDTVSASLQQARARSLVFSILLARNQLVALVRRKDQFLHPIDLHLLFNLISSSSSFREGEAWTPVCLPKFNAAGFFHAHISYLEPDTDLCLLLISTDREDFFAVSDCRRRFQERLRKRGAHLALREALRTPYYSVAQVGIPDLRHFLYKSKSSGLFTSPEIEAPYTSEEEQERLLGLYQYLHSRAHNASRPLKTIYYMGPNENLLAWVTGAFELYMCYSPLGTKASAVSAIHKLMRWIRKEEDRLFILTPLTY from the exons ATGAGGAACCCAGAAGCAGTCCCCCGGCGCCATAGGCGGCCGAGCGCTACGGACTACATTTCCCACAATGCACCCCGGGGCGGGCCGGGTCGAGCCGAGCGGCTGGAGCTGGGCCTCAGCCGCGAGAGTCCGGCGAAAGCTGTCTTCCTGCACCGGCGGCCGAGTGAGGGCGGTGGGAGGGCGCGGTGCCGGCGCTGTGGCCATGTCTGTGACCGCAGGGGGCCCGGGCCCCGCGAAGCTGTGCCCCCAGGCCAGACCCAGGAAGACAACCTTATCCCCCCAGGGGTCCGGCAGAGGGCAGTGACCAGCCCTTTCTGTGCGTCCTGGGCCCCTCTGAGAAACAG GAGAGCCCAAAGGATGGCTACTGACAtgcagaggaagagaagcagcGAATGCCCTGATGGCACATTGACTCCTTCTGATGGACGGAGTGTGGAGAGAGCTGAAAGCCCCACACCAGGACTGGCCCAGGGAATGGAGCCAG ATGGCTACAAGGTAGTATTCGTGCGCCGGAGCCCGCTGGTGCTGGTGGCGGTGGCTCGCACGCGGCAGTCGGCACAGGAGCTGGCGCAGGAGTTGCTCTACATCTACTACCAGATCCTGAGCCTTCTTACCGGTGCGCAGCTGAGCCATATCTTCCAGCAGAAGCAGAACTATGACCTGCGGCGCCTGCTCTCAGGTTCAGAGCGTATCACCGACAACCTGCTACAGCTCATGGCACGAGACCCCAGCTTCCTGATGGGGGCGGCACGGTGCCTGCCCCTGGCGGCAGCCGTGCGCGACACTGTGAGCGCCAGCCTGCAGCAGGCGCGTGCACGTAGCCTGGTCTTCTCCATCCTGCTGGCCCGCAACCAGCTTGTGGCACTCGTACGCCGAAAGGATCAATTTCTGCACCCCATCGACCTGCACCTGCTCTTCAACCTCATTAGTTCCTCCTCGTCTTTCCGCGAGGGCGAGGCCTGGACGCCCGTGTGCCTGCCCAAATTCAACGCAGCCGGCTTCTTCCATGCACACATCTCTTACCTAGAGCCTGACACCGACCTCTGCCTGCTGCTCATTTCCACCGACCGTGAGGACTTCTTTGCGGTCTCTGACTGCCGCCGCCGCTTCCAGGAGCGCCTTCGCAAGCGCGGAGCCCACCTGGCCCTGCGAGAGGCACTGCGAACACCCTACTACAGCGTTGCCCAAGTGGGCATCCCTGACCTGCGCCATTTCCTCTATAAGTCAAAGAGCTCAGGACTCTTCACCAG CCCGGAGATTGAGGCCCCGTACACCAGTGAAGAGGAGCAGGAGCGACTGCTGGGCCTCTACCAGTACCTGCACAGCCGTGCCCACAATGCATCTCGCCCACTCAAAACCATTTACTACATGGGCCCCAACGAGAACCTCCTGGCCTGG GTGACAGGCGCCTTTGAGCTCTACATGTGCTACAGCCCTCTGGGGACCAAGGCATCAGCCGTCAGTGCCATCCATAAGCTGATGCGCTGGATCCGCAAAGAGGAAGACCGCCTCTTCATTCTCACACCCCTCACCTATTGA
- the MON1A gene encoding vacuolar fusion protein MON1 homolog A isoform X1, translating to MATDMQRKRSSECPDGTLTPSDGRSVERAESPTPGLAQGMEPGAGQEGAMFVHARSYEDLTESEDGAASGDSPKEGARGPPPLPADMRQISQDFSELSTQLTGVARDLQEEMLPGSSEDWLESPGTVGRPGTEPPREGTAEGDEEDATEAWRLHQKHVFVLSEAGKPVYSRYGSEEALSSTMGVMVALVSFLEADKNAIRSIHADGYKVVFVRRSPLVLVAVARTRQSAQELAQELLYIYYQILSLLTGAQLSHIFQQKQNYDLRRLLSGSERITDNLLQLMARDPSFLMGAARCLPLAAAVRDTVSASLQQARARSLVFSILLARNQLVALVRRKDQFLHPIDLHLLFNLISSSSSFREGEAWTPVCLPKFNAAGFFHAHISYLEPDTDLCLLLISTDREDFFAVSDCRRRFQERLRKRGAHLALREALRTPYYSVAQVGIPDLRHFLYKSKSSGLFTSPEIEAPYTSEEEQERLLGLYQYLHSRAHNASRPLKTIYYMGPNENLLAWVTGAFELYMCYSPLGTKASAVSAIHKLMRWIRKEEDRLFILTPLTY from the exons ATGGCTACTGACAtgcagaggaagagaagcagcGAATGCCCTGATGGCACATTGACTCCTTCTGATGGACGGAGTGTGGAGAGAGCTGAAAGCCCCACACCAGGACTGGCCCAGGGAATGGAGCCAG GTGCTGGGCAGGAGGGTGCCATGTTCGTCCATGCCCGTTCCTACGAGGACCTGACTGAGTCAGAGGATGGGGCAGCTTCCGGGGACAGCCCCAAGGAGGGTGCCAGGGGTCCCCCACCGCTGCCTGCAGACATGCGCCAGATCAGCCAGGACTTTAGCGAGCTAAGCACCCAGCTCACGGGTGTGGCCCGGGACCTGCAGGAAGAGATGCTGCCAGGAAGCTCTGAGGATTGGCTGGAATCCCCAGGGACAGTTGGGCGACCAGGCACAGAGCCCCCCAGGGAGGGCACAGCCGAGGGGGATGAGGAGGATGCTACGGAGGCATGGCGCCTGCACCAGAAGCATGTCTTTGTGCTGAGTGAGGCAGGGAAGCCTGTGTACTCCCGCTATGGGTCTGAGGAGGCACTTTCCAGCACTATGGGTGTTATGGTGGCCCTGGTATCCTTCCTGGAGGCAGACAAGAACGCCATCCGCTCCATCCATGCAG ATGGCTACAAGGTAGTATTCGTGCGCCGGAGCCCGCTGGTGCTGGTGGCGGTGGCTCGCACGCGGCAGTCGGCACAGGAGCTGGCGCAGGAGTTGCTCTACATCTACTACCAGATCCTGAGCCTTCTTACCGGTGCGCAGCTGAGCCATATCTTCCAGCAGAAGCAGAACTATGACCTGCGGCGCCTGCTCTCAGGTTCAGAGCGTATCACCGACAACCTGCTACAGCTCATGGCACGAGACCCCAGCTTCCTGATGGGGGCGGCACGGTGCCTGCCCCTGGCGGCAGCCGTGCGCGACACTGTGAGCGCCAGCCTGCAGCAGGCGCGTGCACGTAGCCTGGTCTTCTCCATCCTGCTGGCCCGCAACCAGCTTGTGGCACTCGTACGCCGAAAGGATCAATTTCTGCACCCCATCGACCTGCACCTGCTCTTCAACCTCATTAGTTCCTCCTCGTCTTTCCGCGAGGGCGAGGCCTGGACGCCCGTGTGCCTGCCCAAATTCAACGCAGCCGGCTTCTTCCATGCACACATCTCTTACCTAGAGCCTGACACCGACCTCTGCCTGCTGCTCATTTCCACCGACCGTGAGGACTTCTTTGCGGTCTCTGACTGCCGCCGCCGCTTCCAGGAGCGCCTTCGCAAGCGCGGAGCCCACCTGGCCCTGCGAGAGGCACTGCGAACACCCTACTACAGCGTTGCCCAAGTGGGCATCCCTGACCTGCGCCATTTCCTCTATAAGTCAAAGAGCTCAGGACTCTTCACCAG CCCGGAGATTGAGGCCCCGTACACCAGTGAAGAGGAGCAGGAGCGACTGCTGGGCCTCTACCAGTACCTGCACAGCCGTGCCCACAATGCATCTCGCCCACTCAAAACCATTTACTACATGGGCCCCAACGAGAACCTCCTGGCCTGG GTGACAGGCGCCTTTGAGCTCTACATGTGCTACAGCCCTCTGGGGACCAAGGCATCAGCCGTCAGTGCCATCCATAAGCTGATGCGCTGGATCCGCAAAGAGGAAGACCGCCTCTTCATTCTCACACCCCTCACCTATTGA
- the MST1R gene encoding macrophage-stimulating protein receptor, with product MELLPPLPQSFLLLLLLLPANPAAGEDWQCPRTSYAASRDFDVKYVVPSFSAGGLVQAMVTYEGENESAVFVAIRNRLHVLGPDLKSLQSLVTGPAGDPGCQTCATCGPGPHGPPGDTDTKVLVLEPALPALVSCGSSLQGRCFLHELEPQGTALHLAAPACLFSAHRNRPNDCPDCVASPLGTRVTVVEQGQASYFYVASSLDAYVAASFSPRSISIRRLKADYSGFAPGFAALSVLPKYLASYSIEYVHSFQSGAFVYFLTVQPASMTDAPGALHTRLARLSATETELGDYRELVLDCQFAPKRRRRGAPDDRRPYPVLRVAHSAPVGAQLATELSIAEGQEVLFGVFVGGKDGTPGLGPNSVVCAFPIDLLDTLIDKGVERCCESPVPPGLRRGLDFFQSPSFCPNPPVPEAPSHNTSCRHYPLLVSSSLSRVDLFNGLLGPVQVTALYVTRLDNITVAHMGTTDGRILQVELARSLNYLLYVSNFSLGDNGQPVQRDVSRLGNHLLFASGDQVFKVPIQGPGCHHFLTCGRCLRAQHFMGCGWCGNMCGRQKECPDSWQQDHCPPKLTKFHPNSGPLRGSTRLTLCGSNFYLHPGGLVPEGTHQVTVGQSPCRPLPKDSSKLRPVPRKDFVEEFECELEPSDTQAEGPTNVSLIVTNMPPGKHFRVDGTSMLTGFSFMKPVLTAVQPLFGPRAGGTRLTLEGQSLSVGTSRAVLVNGTECLLEGVSKGQLLCTTPPGASAARVPLSLQVGGTQVPGSWTFQYREDPVVLSISPNCGYINSHITICGQHLTSAWHLVLSFHDGNKAVESRCERQLPEQQLCRLPVYVVHDHQGGVTGNLSARGDGAAGFTLPGFHFLPPPHPPSVNIAPLKAEEHAIKFEYIGLGAVADCVGVNVTIGGESCQHEFRGDIVVCPLPPSLRLGKDGAPLQVCVDGECLILGRVVRPGPDGVPQSTLLGVLLPLLLLVAALATALVFSYWWRRKQLVLSPKLDDLASLDQTVGATYLPMLSLGSDYRSGLAVPDTDGLDSTTCVHGASFSDSEDEYCVPLLRKESIKLKDLDSALLAEVKDVLVPHQRVVTHSDRVIGKGHFGIVYHGEYIDEAQNRIQCAIKSLSRITEVQQVEAFLREGLLMRGLNHPNVLALIGIMLPPEGLPHVLLPYMCHGDLLQFIRSPQRNPTVKDLISFGLQVARGMEYLAEQKFVHRDLAARNCMLDKSFTVKVADFGLARDILDKEYYSVRQHRHARLPVKWMALESLQSYRFTTKSDVWSFGVLLWELLTRGAPPYSHIDPFDLPHFLAQGRRLPQPEYCPDSLYQVMQQCWEADPAVRPTFGTLVGEVEQIVSALLGDHYVHLPATYMNLGPSTSHEMNVRPEQLQSSSMRGSAHRPRPLSEPPRPT from the exons ATGGAGCTCCTCCCGCCACTGCCTCAGTCcttcctgttgctgctgctgctgctgcctgccaATCCCGCGGCGGGCGAGGACTGGCAGTGCCCACGCACCTCCTACGCGGCCTCCCGCGACTTTGACGTGAAGTACGTGGTGCCCAGCTTCTCCGCTGGAGGCCTGGTACAGGCCATGGTGACCTATGAAGGCGAAAATGAGAGTGCTGTGTTTGTAGCCATACGCAATCGCCTGCATGTGCTTGGGCCTGACCTGAAGTCTCTTCAGAGCTTGGTCACGGGCCCTGCTGGTGACCCTGGCTGCCAGACATGTGCAACCTGTGGCCCAGGCCCCCACGGCCCTCCTGGTGACACAGACACAAAGGTGCTGGTGCTGGAGCCCGCGCTGCCTGCGCTGGTCAGTTGTGGCTCCAGCCTTCAGGGCCGCTGCTTCCTGCATGAACTAGAGCCCCAAGGGACAGCCCTGCACCTGGCAGCGCCAGCCTGCCTCTTCTCAGCCCACCGTAACCGGCCCAACGACTGCCCCGACTGTGTTGCCAGCCCATTGGGCACCCGTGTGACTGTGGTAGAGCAAGGCCAGGCCTCCTACTTCTACGTGGCATCCTCACTGGATGCATACGTGGCTGCCAGCTTCAGCCCGCGCTCAATATCTATCAGGCGACTCAAGGCCGACTACTCGGGATTCGCACCGGGCTTTGCTGCGTTGTCAGTGCTGCCTAAGTATCTTGCCTCTTACAGTATTGAATACGTGCACAGTTTCCAATCGGGAGCCTTCGTCTACTTCCTGACTGTGCAGCCGGCCAGCATGACAGATGCTCCTGGTGCCCTGCACACACGCCTGGCAAGGCTTAGCGCCACTGAAACAGAGTTGGGTGACTATCGGGAGCTGGTCCTCGACTGCCAATTTGCTCCGAAACGCAGGCGCCGGGGGGCCCCAGATGACAGACGGCCCTATCCAGTGCTTCGGGTGGCCCACTCTGCTCCAGTGGGTGCCCAACTTGCCACTGAACTGAGCATTGCTGAGGGCCAGGAAGTGCTCTTTGGGGTCTTTGTTGGTGGCAAGGATGGTACCCCTGGCTTGGGCCCCAACTCTGTCGTCTGTGCCTTCCCCATTGACCTGCTGGACACGCTAATTGATAAGGGTGTGGAGCGCTGTTGTGAATCCCCAGTCCCTCCAGGCCTCCGGCGAGGCCTCGACTTCTTCCAGTCGCCCAGTTTTTGCCCCAACCCG CCTGTCCCTGAGGCCCCCAGCCACAACACCAGCTGCCGCCACTACCCTCTGCTGGTCAGTAGCAGCTTGTCACGTGTGGACCTATTCAATGGGCTGTTGGGACCAGTACAGGTCACTGCATTGTATGTGACACGCCTTGACAACATCACAGTGGCACACATGGGCACAACGGATGGACGTATTCTGCAG GTGGAGCTGGCCAGGTCACTCAATTACTTGCTGTATGTGTCCAACTTCTCACTGGGTGACAATGGGCAGCCTGTGCAGCGGGATGTCAGTCGCCTTGGGAACCACCTACTCTTTGCCTCTGGGGACCAG GTTTTCAAAGTACCTATTCAGGGCCCTGGCTGCCACCACTTCCTCACCTGTGGGCGTTGCCTGAGGGCACAGCATTTCATGGGCTGTGGCTGGTGTGGGAACATGTGTGGCCGGCAGAAGGAGTGTCCTGACTCCTGGCAACAGGACCACTGCCCACCTAAGCTTACTAAG TTCCACCCCAACAGTGGACCTCTAAGGGGAAGTACAAGGCTGACCCTGTGTGGCTCCAATTTCTACCTGCACCCTGGTGGTCTGGTGCCTGAGGGAACCCATCAGGTCACTGTAGGCCAAAGTCCATGCCGGCCACTGCCCAAGGACAGCTCAAAACTCAG ACCAGTGCCCCGGAAAGACTTTGTAGAGGAGTTTGAATGTGAACTGGAGCCCTCCGACACCCAAGCAGAGGGGCCTACCAACGTCAGCCTCATCGTGACTAACATGCCACCAGGCAAGCACTTCCGGGTAGATGGCACCTCCATGCTGACAGGCTTCTCTTTCATG AAGCCAGTGCTGACAGCAGTACAACCCCTCTTTGGCCCACGGGCAGGGGGCACCCGTCTCACTCTTGAAGGCCAGAGTCTGTCTGTAGGCACCAGCCGGGCTGTGTTGGTCAATGGGACTGAGTGTCTGCTAGAAGG GGTCAGCAAGGGGCAGCTTTTATGTACCACACCCCCTGGGGCCTCGGCAGCCAGAGTCCCCCTTAGCCTGCAGGTGGGGGGTACCCAGGTACCTGGTTCCTGGACCTTCCAATATAGAGAAGACCCTGTCGTGCTAAGCATCAGCCCCAACTGTGGCTACAT CAACTCCCACATCACCATCTGTGGTCAGCACCTAACCTCAGCATGGCACTTAGTGCTATCATTCCATGATGGGAATAAGGCAGTGGAGAGCAGG TGTGAGAGGCAGCTTCCAGAGCAGCAGCTGTGCCGTCTGCCTGTATATGTGGTCCATGATCACCAGGGAGGGGTGACAGGGAATCTGAGTGCCCGAGGAGATGGAGCTGCTGGCTTTACACTGCCTGGCTTTCACTTCCTACCCCCACCCCATCCACCCAGTGTCAACATAGCTCCACTGAAGGCTGAGGAGCATGCCATTAAGTTTGAG TATAttgggctgggcgctgtggctgaCTGTGTGGGTGTCAACGTGACCATTGGCGGTGAGAGCTGCCAGCATGAGTTCCGGGGGGACATAGTTGtctgccccctgcccccatccCTGCGGCTTGGCAAGGATGGTGCCCCATTGCAG GTCTGTGTGGATGGTGAATGTCTCATCCTGGGTAGAGTGGTGCGGCCAGGCCCAGATGGGGTCCCACAGAGCACGCTCCTTGGTGTCCTGCTGCCTTTGCTGCTGCTTGTGGCTGCACTGGCCACTGCACTGGTCTTCAGCTACTGGTGGCGGAGGAAGCAGCTTG TTCTTTCTCCCAAGCTGGATGACCTGGCATCCCTGGACCAGACTGTTGGAGCCACATACCTGCCTATGCTCTCTTTGGGCTCTGACTACAGAAGTGGCCTTG CAGTGCCTGACACCGATGGTCTGGATTCCACCACTTGTGTCCATGGAGCATCCTTCTCTGATAGTGAGGATGAATACTGTGTCCCACTGCTGCGGAAAGAGTCCATCAAGCTGAAGGACCTTGACTCTGCACTGCTGGCTGAGGTCAAGGATGTGCTGGTTCCCCATCAGCGGGTGGTCACCCACAGTGACCGAGTCATTGGCAAAG GCCACTTTGGAATTGTCTACCATGGAGAATACATAGACGAGGCCCAGAATCGGATCCAATGTGCCATCAAGTCACTAAGTC GCATCACAGAGGTGCAGCAGGTGGAGGCCTTCCTGCGAGAGGGGCTGCTCATGCGTGGCCTGAACCACCCGAATGTGCTGGCTCTCATTGGTATCATGTTGCCGCCTGAGGGCCTGCCCCATGTGCTGCTGCCCTATATGTGCCACGGTGACCTGCTCCAGTTCATCCGCTCACCTCAGCGG AACCCCACTGTGAAGGACCTCATCAGCTTTGGCCTGCAGGTAGCCCGTGGCATGGAGTACCTGGCAGAGCAGAAATTTGTGCACAGGGACCTGGCTGCGCGGAACTGCAT GCTGGACAAGTCATTCACAGTCAAGGTGGCTGACTTTGGTTTGGCCCGTGACATCCTGGACAAGGAGTACTATAGTGTTCGACAGCATCGCCACGCTCGCCTACCTGTGAAGTGGATGGCGCTGGAGAGCCTGCAGAGCTACAGATTTACCACCAAGTCTGATGTG